One stretch of Eupeodes corollae chromosome 2, idEupCoro1.1, whole genome shotgun sequence DNA includes these proteins:
- the LOC129945266 gene encoding uncharacterized protein LOC129945266, which translates to MELSARSAYRGQVTKIVKNATDFFDNESSQLNSTNDLDTIEEEIVQFVQRLTLAHESLNAVNKDVQTKGLLKTDELDREFERVSEYEDSAIGVLSRLNSRLQKVRNKLNPPTNNTSRSPLNNSSSHNNNSNYSVKLPKLQLKKFDGNYHEWLSFWEQFRTAVHENGNLTSSDKFSYLESVLTGSAKNVIGGFTASGMCYEAAISLLQEQFGDVERLVDKNMQQLLSLRSVHQRTDAASLRNLYNSITSCCRTLTALQIPTHHYHVMLKTILLRCLPSELRVDYYRVEERDEQEHATETKEDDDSSSTTSLQIGDKQVKDIMRFLKREVESLERKNGQRYQASLPWKHPDVVVKSNKAQALTRLKSLRTRLSRHPEQYQQYDAGIQQLLQDGVAEPIPPPNDGDLRRVIYLPHRPVYKAESTTTKIRIVFDASARSEFSPSLNDLLHVGANLLPDVLKILLNFRLGRYGIVADVEKAFLQIELNKKDRDSHRFLWYNTEEGIAEYRMTRVTFGVNCSPFLLTATLRFHLKNEIQFQPTCNILMNSFYMDDFAASCNTEEEGKRIGEEAVLVMRNASMNLRKWNSNSELVRNALCPDASMKAYGTVAFIKIVGDDGEESVAFLCAKNRVAPLKIDGIKELSLPKLELTAALLAARLCAYLKQSLKVMIHKFFLWTDSRIALGWIQGDANLWKPYVQSRVTEIRHLTSVADWRHCKGKENPADLLTRGVTAY; encoded by the exons ATGGAGTTATCTGCACGATCTGCGTATAGAGGTCAGGtaacaaaaattgtgaaaaatgcTACGGATTTTTTCGACAATGAAAGCTCTCAACTCAATTCAACAAATGACCTGGATACCATTGAGGAAGAAATTGTTCAATTTGTCCAGCGACTGACGTTAGCCCATGAAAGTCTCAATGCTGTTAACAAAGATGTGCAAACTAAAGGTCTTCTCAAGACAGATGAACTAGACAGGGAATTTGAAAGGGTCAGCGAATATGAAGACTCGGCAATAGGTGTTCTTTCTCGTCTAAATTCTCGTCTCCAGAAAGTCAGAAACAAGCTTAACCCACCCACAAATAATACATCAAGATCGCCTCTCAACAATTCATCATctcataataataattctaattATTCCGTTAAACTTCCCAAATTGCAGCTTAAAAAATTCGATGGCAATTATCATGAGTGGTTATCGTTTTGGGAGCAGTTCCGAACGGCTGTTCACGAAAACGGAAATTTAACATCATCCGATAAATTTAGTTATTTGGAATCTGTGTTAACTGGCAGCGCAAAAAATGTCATCGGTGGATTTACAGCTTCAGGTATGTGTTATGAAGCCGCTATCTCTCTCCTACAAGAACAATTTGGTGACGTAGAACGTTTGGTGGATAAAAATATGCAGCAATTACTTTCCCTTCGCTCCGTCCACCAAAGAACAGATGCAGCTAGCCTTCGCAATTTATATAATTCTATAACATCATGTTGTCGCACACTAACAGCTTTGCAAATACCTACCCATCATTACCACGtcatgctgaaaacaatattgcttCGTTGCTTGCCTTCAGAACTGCGAGTGGATTATTATAGAGTAGAGGAAAGAGATGAACAAGAACATGCTACTGAAACAAAAGAAGATGATGACTCGAGTTCCACAACCTCTTTGCAAATTGGAGATAAGCAAGTGAAAGACATAATGCGTTTTCTGAAAAGAGAGGTTGAATCTTTGGAAAGAA AAAACGGTCAACGTTACCAAGCTTCTCTACCATGGAAGCATCCGGATGTTGTAGTTAAAAGCAACAAGGCACAAGCATTAACGAGACTGAAGTCACTTCGCACTCGGTTGTCCAGACATCCCGAACAATACCAACAATATGATGCAGGTATACAACAACTTCTTCAAGACGGTGTAGCTGAACCGATTCCACCTCCAAACGATGGCGATTTGCGTCGTGTCATCTACTTACCTCATCGCCCAGTGTATAAAGCTGAAAGTACAACTACAAAGATACGGATCGTGTTCGATGCCTCAGCACGGAGTGAATTCTCGCCCTCGTTAAACGATCTTCTTCACGTTGGAGCTAATCTACTTCCCGATGTTTTAAAGATCCTTTTGAACTTTCGCCTTGGACGTTATGGGATCGTGGCCGATGTAGAGAAGGCCTTTCTTCAAATCGAGCTCAACAAGAAGGACCGTGACAGCCACAGGTTTTTATGGTACAACACTGAAGAGGGAATCGCCGAATATCGGATGACGAGAGTTACTTTTGGCGTGAATTGCAGCCCTTTCTTGCTGACAGCAACCTTGCGATTTCATCTGAAAAACGAGATCCAGTTTCAGCCTACATGCAACATTTTGATGAACAGTTTTTACATGGACGATTTCGCTGCAAGCTGTAATACTGAAGAAGAAGGTAAGCGCATTGGTGAGGAAGCTGTGTTGGTGATGAGAAACGCAAGCATGAATCTCAGGAAGTGGAACTCTAATAGTGAGCTAGTTCGTAACGCTCTTTGCCCAG ATGCTAGCATGAAGGCGTATGGAACTGTTGCTTTCATTAAAATCGTTGGCGATGATGGTGAAGAGAGTGTTGCTTTCCTTTGTGCAAAAAATCGAGTTGCACCGCTCAAAATAGATGGAATAAAAGAACTGTCCCTTCCAAAGTTGGAACTAACGGCAGCATTGTTAGCAGCTCGACTGTGTGCTTACTTAAAACAGTCTCTTAAAGTTATGATACACAAGTTTTTCCTCTGGACCGATTCCAGAATTGCGCTTGGATGGATTCAGGGTGATGCTAATCTATGGAAGCCGTACGTGCAGAGCCGAGTCACTGAAATCCGTCATTTAACGTCAGTAGCAGACTGGAGGCACTGCAAAGGAAAGGAGAACCCCGCCGATCTTCTCACCCGAGGAGTCACCGCTTACTGA
- the LOC129945267 gene encoding uncharacterized protein LOC129945267 produces MKENLEVLAEPPFEFSEFTTSELEAAELYWLRYLQNISFSNEILYLQKEKSVPKTSKISQLCPFLDDNGLMRLKGRLQLLDVPLNQKHPIILPKSYLVKLIIDDYHQRTCHGGTNVVLCKLREQFWILKGRPFIKARIKTCIICQKLFAKPVSQPFGPLPIERITMSRPFECVGVDFAGPLFYLDESSNQMNKSYLMVFTCAAIRSVHLEVVTNMTTESCIMGLRRFIGRRGAPTTIYSDNAKTFRRAALELTNTNQVPDDNLVQNFLIHRRIHWKFIGERAPWWGGFWERLIRSIKNILKVVIGKAKLTLEQLRTVIIEAEGMVNIRPLTYVSSDPLDISPLTPAHFIHGHGSLANSQNLVTSSDMQQLWAQRLKITNMLWSRWRTEYVQLLRSFHHSQGHSSNQLKSNDVVLVFDSAKPRIAWKLAVVEAAFIGRDGKVRACEIRYADGSKTRRPVQLLYLLELTSLPRAEDVENY; encoded by the coding sequence atgaaagaaaaccTAGAAGTCCTAGCAGAACCCCCATTCGAATTTTCTGAGTTCACTACCAGCGAACTAGAAGCAGCTGAATTATATTGGCTAaggtatttacaaaatatttcattttctaacgaaattttgtatttgcagAAAGAGAAGTCTGttccaaaaacttcaaagatATCTCAACTATGTCCCTTTCTTGACGATAATGGTTTAATGCGGTTGAAAGGTCGTCTTCAGTTGTTAGATGTGCCACTTAACCAAAAACATCCCATCATCCTACCGAAGTCGTATCTGGTCAAGTTAATAATCGATGATTACCACCAAAGAACTTGTCATGGAGGTACGAACGTCGTCCTATGCAAATTGCGTGAGcagttttggattttaaaaggGCGTCCATTTATTAAAGCAAGAATTAAAACTTGCATCATTTGCCAGAAGCTTTTTGCCAAACCCGTGTCTCAGCCGTTTGGGCCTTTGCCAATTGAACGCATAACGATGTCAAGGCCATTTGAATGCGTCGGCGTAGATTTTGCTGGTCCTCTCTTCTATTTGGATGAATCTTCAAACCAGATgaacaaaagttatttgatgGTTTTTACTTGTGCTGCCATCCGATCAGTCCATCTGGAGGTTGTAACTAATATGACAACGGAAAGCTGTATAATGGGACTGAGACGATTTATAGGTCGTAGAGGTGCTCCTACAACGATCTATTCAGACAACGCCAAGACTTTTCGAAGAGCTGCTTTAGAGCTTACTAATACAAACCAAGTACCGGACGACAACCTTGTGCAAAACTTTCTAATCCATAGACGCATACATTGGAAGTTTATTGGCGAGCGAGCCCCCTGGTGGGGAGGATTTTGGGAACGATTGATACGAtctattaaaaacatattaaaagtaGTCATCGGAAAAGCGAAGTTAACCCTGGAACAACTTCGTACAGTGATCATAGAAGCGGAGGGAATGGTGAACATTCGCCCTCTAACCTACGTCAGCAGTGATCCTTTGGATATTTCACCACTTACACCCGCTCACTTCATACATGGCCATGGGAGTCTTGCAAATTCCCAAAATCTTGTGACGTCTTCTGATATGCAGCAACTTTGGGCTCAACGTCTTAAGATAACGAATATGCTTTGGTCTCGCTGGCGTACTGAATACGTTCAACTGCTGCGATCATTTCACCACAGTCAAGGACATTCTTCAAATCAACTCAAGTCAAATGATGTAGTTCTGGTATTTGACTCTGCGAAACCTAGAATTGCATGGAAGTTAGCTGTGGTCGAAGCAGCCTTTATTGGACGTGACGGAAAGGTAAGAGCTTGTGAAATTCGTTACGCTGATGGATCGAAAACTCGAAGACCTGTACAGCTGCTTTACCTTTTGGAACTCACATCATTGCCCCGCGCCGAGGatgttgaaaattattga